In the Flavobacterium acetivorans genome, one interval contains:
- a CDS encoding alpha/beta hydrolase — protein sequence MSKIPVYFMPGLAASALIFERIKLPEDVFDIQLLEWEIPLNKESLDEYAKRMSGKIKHENPVLIGVSFGGILVQEMARHIATRKVIIVSSVKSNLEFPRRMKVAKATKAYKLIPMNLILNLENLAKFSFGEKINYRIKLYEKFLSVRDIGYLEWAVEKVIMWDRTVVDPDVIHIHGNLDDVFPIKYIKDCIVVEGGTHVMILNKYRWFNAHLPSIILGKEAQVDK from the coding sequence ATGAGTAAAATCCCCGTTTATTTTATGCCAGGATTGGCAGCAAGTGCTTTGATATTTGAACGAATTAAGCTTCCTGAAGACGTTTTTGATATTCAGTTATTGGAGTGGGAAATCCCCCTGAATAAAGAGTCTTTGGATGAATATGCTAAAAGAATGTCCGGAAAAATTAAACATGAAAATCCCGTTTTGATTGGGGTGTCGTTTGGTGGGATTTTAGTGCAGGAAATGGCAAGACATATCGCTACAAGAAAAGTGATTATCGTTTCAAGTGTGAAAAGCAATTTAGAATTTCCGCGAAGAATGAAAGTAGCCAAAGCGACCAAGGCTTATAAATTGATTCCGATGAATTTGATTTTGAATTTAGAGAATTTGGCTAAATTTTCTTTTGGCGAAAAAATAAATTATAGAATTAAATTGTATGAAAAATTTCTGTCAGTTCGTGATATTGGTTATCTGGAATGGGCGGTAGAAAAAGTGATCATGTGGGATAGGACAGTGGTTGATCCAGATGTAATTCATATTCACGGCAATCTGGACGATGTTTTTCCAATAAAATACATCAAGGATTGTATCGTGGTCGAAGGGGGAACCCATGTGATGATTCTCAATAAATACAGGTGGTTTAATGCTCATTTGCCAAGTATTATTTTAGGGAAAGAGGCTCAAGTGGACAAATAG
- a CDS encoding GNAT family N-acetyltransferase has translation MEIKDNTFARQFETTAEEGLVSVEYSFQERKIFLTKINTPDHFDNEEFIARLLAEIMAIAIEKKLKVVPILPKIVTFFKKNPEYKELLPPGIRL, from the coding sequence ATGGAAATAAAAGACAATACTTTTGCAAGACAATTCGAAACAACAGCTGAAGAAGGATTAGTTTCAGTTGAATATTCCTTTCAGGAAAGGAAAATATTTTTAACCAAAATCAACACCCCAGATCATTTTGACAATGAAGAATTCATAGCTCGATTACTCGCAGAAATCATGGCTATTGCCATCGAAAAGAAGCTAAAAGTAGTTCCAATACTTCCTAAAATTGTCACTTTTTTCAAGAAAAATCCAGAATATAAAGAGCTATTACCACCAGGAATCCGCCTATAA
- a CDS encoding ABC-F family ATP-binding cassette domain-containing protein gives MITVNDISVHFGGTTLFSDVSFAINENDKIALMGKNGAGKSTLLKIIAGQSKPSTGNISAPKDAVVAYLPQHLLTTDGATVMEETSKAFGEIFSMKAEIDEINEQLTIRTDYESDAYMKLIERVSDLSEKFYAIEEVNYEAEVEKILVGLGFVREDFTRQTSEFSGGWRMRIELAKILLQKPDLILLDEPTNHMDIESIQWLEDFLINQAKAVVVISHDRAFVDNITNRTIEVTMGRIYDYKAKYSHYLELRKDRRMHQQKAYDEQQRMIADNRTFIDRFKGTFSKTDAVQSRVKMLEKLVIVQVDEVDTSALKLKFPPAARSGQYPVIVKDLSKAYGEHVVFKEANIVIERGQKVAFVGKNGEGKSTMIKAIMKQLEIDGGSVEIGHNAQIGYFAQNQAALLDENATIFETIDDIAVGDVRTKIKDILGAFMFHGDDVTKKVKVLSGGEKTRLAMIKLLLEPVNLLILDEPSNHLDMKTKDIIKDALRDFDGTLILVSHDRDFLDGLATKVFEFGNKRVVEHFEDISGFLAHKKMESMREIEK, from the coding sequence ATGATTACAGTTAACGATATTTCAGTACACTTTGGAGGCACTACGCTTTTTAGTGATGTTTCTTTTGCAATAAATGAAAATGATAAAATTGCCCTTATGGGAAAAAATGGAGCGGGAAAATCTACGCTTCTTAAAATAATTGCAGGCCAAAGCAAGCCTTCGACCGGAAATATTTCTGCTCCAAAAGACGCTGTTGTGGCTTATTTGCCGCAACATTTATTGACCACGGATGGGGCTACGGTGATGGAGGAAACTTCGAAAGCTTTTGGTGAAATTTTTAGTATGAAAGCTGAAATCGACGAAATCAACGAACAATTGACTATTCGTACCGATTATGAGAGTGATGCGTATATGAAGTTAATTGAAAGGGTTTCTGACTTGAGTGAGAAATTTTATGCTATTGAAGAGGTTAACTATGAAGCTGAAGTGGAGAAAATCTTAGTTGGATTAGGATTTGTTCGGGAAGATTTTACAAGACAAACTTCAGAGTTTTCAGGAGGATGGAGAATGCGAATTGAACTGGCTAAAATTCTTTTGCAAAAGCCCGACTTAATTCTATTAGATGAGCCTACCAATCATATGGATATAGAAAGTATTCAGTGGCTGGAAGATTTTTTGATTAATCAAGCCAAAGCCGTAGTGGTGATTTCTCACGATAGAGCGTTCGTTGATAATATTACAAATCGTACCATTGAAGTTACCATGGGACGTATTTATGATTATAAAGCCAAGTATTCTCATTATTTAGAGCTTAGAAAAGACCGACGCATGCATCAGCAAAAAGCATACGATGAGCAACAACGTATGATTGCAGATAACAGGACTTTTATTGACCGTTTTAAAGGGACTTTTTCTAAAACGGATGCCGTACAATCACGAGTTAAGATGTTAGAAAAACTGGTTATAGTGCAAGTTGACGAGGTTGATACATCGGCATTGAAATTAAAATTCCCACCTGCTGCGCGATCAGGGCAATATCCTGTAATTGTAAAAGATTTGTCAAAAGCTTATGGTGAGCATGTTGTTTTTAAAGAGGCTAATATTGTTATCGAAAGAGGCCAAAAAGTAGCCTTTGTAGGTAAAAATGGGGAAGGAAAGTCGACTATGATTAAAGCGATCATGAAGCAATTGGAAATTGATGGCGGGAGTGTTGAAATAGGTCATAATGCACAAATTGGTTATTTTGCCCAAAATCAAGCGGCTTTGTTAGATGAAAACGCCACTATTTTTGAAACAATTGACGATATAGCGGTAGGCGATGTAAGGACTAAGATCAAAGATATTTTAGGAGCTTTCATGTTTCACGGTGATGATGTAACCAAAAAAGTAAAAGTGCTTTCGGGTGGTGAAAAAACACGTTTGGCAATGATTAAATTACTCTTGGAGCCAGTGAATTTGTTGATTCTGGATGAGCCTTCAAATCACTTAGACATGAAAACGAAAGATATTATCAAAGATGCGCTTCGTGATTTTGACGGAACCTTAATTTTAGTTTCGCACGACCGTGATTTCTTGGATGGTTTGGCGACAAAGGTTTTTGAATTTGGAAACAAGCGAGTGGTAGAACATTTTGAAGATATTAGTGGTTTCTTAGCGCATAAGAAAATGGAGAGCATGAGGGAAATAGAAAAGTAG
- a CDS encoding alanine/glycine:cation symporter family protein: MEEIVGMINNIVWSNALIVLCLGTGLYFSLRTRFLQLRHIKEMFRLLFDGESSESGVSSFQALSMSLAGRVGTGNIAGVATAIAFGGPGAMFWMWLVAFLGASTAFVEATLAQIYKEKHLGQFRGGPAFYIERGLGMKWFGVLFAIVSVISAGLLLPGVQANSVAEGIKNAFNLDTWITGAGVVLIFAAIVFGGVKRIAKFTEYIVPFMAIGYIFIALIIIAVDIDKLPGVISLIFKSAFNMEAGFGAVFGLAVQWGVKRGIYSNEAGQGTAPHIAAAANASHPVKQGLVQSFSVYIDTLLVCSATGFMLLITGMYNVHNPGFGSGAATEFLYNGVQNVSAGPGYTQSAMDSVFPGFGSYFVAVALFFFAFTTILAYYYIAETNISYLTRKFESPVFNYILKVIMMLVIMYGSINQAKLAWDIGDIGVGLMAWFNIVAIILLQRPALAALKDYEKQRKEGKDPMFDPENIGVTNAHIWKTINKNKEV, from the coding sequence ATGGAAGAAATAGTTGGCATGATAAACAACATTGTTTGGAGTAATGCTTTGATCGTTTTGTGTTTGGGAACTGGGCTTTATTTTTCTTTGAGAACGCGTTTTTTACAACTGCGTCATATCAAAGAAATGTTTCGGTTGTTATTTGACGGTGAAAGTTCAGAATCTGGAGTTTCCTCCTTTCAGGCTTTGTCGATGTCTTTGGCAGGTAGGGTAGGAACAGGAAATATAGCAGGAGTTGCTACTGCGATAGCTTTTGGAGGTCCGGGAGCGATGTTTTGGATGTGGTTAGTAGCTTTTTTAGGAGCGAGTACTGCATTTGTTGAAGCTACTTTGGCTCAAATTTATAAAGAAAAGCATTTAGGACAGTTTCGTGGAGGACCTGCATTTTATATAGAACGCGGATTGGGGATGAAGTGGTTTGGTGTTTTGTTTGCAATAGTTTCGGTTATTTCGGCGGGATTACTATTGCCAGGAGTCCAAGCAAATTCTGTTGCCGAAGGGATTAAGAACGCTTTTAATCTCGATACTTGGATTACGGGAGCGGGTGTTGTTTTAATTTTTGCAGCTATTGTTTTTGGAGGTGTTAAAAGGATAGCTAAATTCACGGAATACATAGTTCCTTTTATGGCAATTGGTTATATTTTTATTGCGTTGATAATTATTGCAGTGGATATTGATAAGCTACCGGGAGTTATTTCTCTGATCTTTAAAAGTGCTTTTAATATGGAAGCTGGTTTTGGAGCTGTTTTTGGTTTAGCTGTTCAATGGGGAGTGAAAAGAGGGATTTATTCTAACGAAGCAGGTCAAGGTACAGCTCCGCATATCGCGGCGGCGGCAAATGCTTCGCATCCTGTAAAACAAGGATTAGTGCAGTCTTTTTCTGTTTATATTGATACTTTATTAGTGTGTTCGGCAACAGGATTTATGCTATTGATAACGGGAATGTATAATGTGCATAATCCAGGTTTCGGGTCTGGCGCGGCTACTGAATTTTTGTACAATGGTGTGCAAAATGTCTCAGCTGGTCCGGGCTATACTCAAAGTGCTATGGATAGCGTTTTTCCTGGATTTGGTTCTTATTTTGTAGCTGTAGCCTTGTTTTTCTTTGCATTTACTACAATATTAGCTTATTACTATATTGCTGAAACAAATATTTCATATTTGACCCGTAAATTTGAATCTCCTGTTTTTAATTATATACTAAAAGTAATTATGATGTTGGTAATTATGTATGGTTCTATCAATCAGGCCAAATTAGCTTGGGATATTGGTGATATTGGAGTGGGATTGATGGCGTGGTTTAATATTGTGGCTATTATTCTCTTGCAAAGACCGGCATTAGCAGCATTGAAAGATTATGAGAAACAAAGAAAAGAAGGAAAAGACCCTATGTTTGATCCAGAAAACATTGGAGTTACAAATGCACATATTTGGAAAACCATAAACAAAAACAAAGAGGTTTAG
- a CDS encoding GlmU family protein — MNYILFDGPARNALLPFTFTRPVADILIGIMTIRQKWEMYLGSTTTTLTEEYLSDKFPMVELEENVMINASFLPNAVLVEMLSNLQSNQAIFKGDEVIAFYTNVEQEEVNFETYEIIEYKGDCLTVENTWDIFSKNAAAIREDFAFLTEDRKSQAIPKSVNAIALENIFIEEGAKLEFVTLNASAGPIYIGKNAEIMEGSVIRGPFALCEEAQVKMAAKVYGATTVGPYSRIGGEVKNSVLFAHSNKGHDGFLGDSVLGEWCNIGADSNNSNLKNNYEEVRLWSYETEGFAKTGLQFCGLMMGDHSKCGINTMFNTGTVIGVSANIFGTGFPRNFVPSFSWGGAAGFTTYMTKKAFETARIVMGRRGIEFDEKEAAILEHVFEETKKWRKE, encoded by the coding sequence ATGAATTATATACTTTTTGACGGTCCTGCTCGAAATGCTTTGCTTCCTTTTACATTTACCCGTCCAGTTGCTGATATTCTTATTGGGATAATGACTATTCGTCAAAAATGGGAAATGTATTTGGGGTCTACAACTACTACATTGACCGAGGAATATTTATCCGATAAGTTTCCTATGGTGGAGCTGGAAGAGAATGTGATGATTAATGCTTCTTTTTTGCCTAATGCTGTTTTGGTAGAAATGCTTTCTAATTTACAATCGAATCAGGCTATTTTTAAAGGTGATGAAGTGATTGCTTTTTATACTAACGTTGAGCAGGAAGAAGTGAATTTTGAAACTTATGAGATAATTGAATATAAAGGCGATTGTTTGACAGTTGAAAATACTTGGGATATATTTTCTAAGAATGCGGCGGCTATCAGAGAAGATTTTGCTTTTTTGACCGAGGACAGAAAATCACAAGCAATTCCTAAAAGTGTCAATGCAATTGCGCTGGAGAATATTTTTATAGAAGAAGGTGCTAAACTGGAATTTGTTACACTGAATGCTTCGGCAGGTCCTATATATATTGGTAAGAATGCTGAGATCATGGAAGGTTCAGTTATTAGAGGGCCTTTCGCTTTATGTGAAGAAGCTCAGGTAAAAATGGCTGCCAAAGTGTATGGAGCAACAACTGTAGGTCCTTATTCTAGAATTGGAGGGGAAGTGAAGAATTCAGTTCTTTTTGCGCATTCCAACAAAGGTCATGACGGATTTTTAGGAGATTCTGTTCTGGGAGAATGGTGTAATATTGGGGCTGACAGTAATAATTCGAATTTAAAAAATAACTACGAAGAGGTGCGATTGTGGAGTTATGAAACCGAAGGTTTTGCTAAAACCGGACTTCAGTTTTGCGGATTGATGATGGGTGATCATAGTAAATGTGGAATTAATACCATGTTTAATACCGGAACGGTAATAGGAGTCAGTGCCAATATATTTGGAACAGGATTCCCTCGTAATTTTGTTCCTAGTTTTTCGTGGGGCGGGGCTGCCGGTTTTACCACTTACATGACCAAAAAAGCTTTTGAAACTGCAAGAATAGTGATGGGGCGTAGAGGTATTGAATTTGATGAGAAGGAAGCGGCTATATTAGAACATGTTTTTGAAGAGACTAAAAAATGGAGAAAAGAGTAG
- a CDS encoding type B 50S ribosomal protein L31, producing MKKGTHPENYRLVAFKDMSNEDVFITKSTADTKETIIHEGVEYPVVKMEISRTSHPFYTGKSKLIDTAGRIDKFKTKYAKHVK from the coding sequence ATGAAAAAAGGTACGCACCCAGAAAATTACAGATTAGTTGCATTTAAAGACATGTCAAATGAAGATGTTTTTATCACTAAATCTACTGCAGATACTAAAGAAACAATTATTCACGAAGGTGTTGAATACCCAGTTGTGAAAATGGAGATTTCTAGAACTTCTCATCCTTTTTACACAGGTAAATCTAAACTTATTGATACTGCAGGACGTATCGATAAATTTAAAACTAAATACGCTAAACACGTTAAATAA
- a CDS encoding DUF4199 domain-containing protein — protein MINEIIKKNGITFGVTIGIISALITSTIYAIDLNLFTSWWIGSLSILTYLILGIVLLSKTKKEIKTFFSFKDAFTTYFIAAVIGILIATFFNILLFNFIDPSAKDTLNELMIKFNVEMLQKFGTPASAINEAIAKLKENNPYSTFELLKGSIFSIVFSSIFGLILAAFFKSKPSQE, from the coding sequence ATGATAAACGAAATTATTAAAAAGAACGGAATAACCTTTGGTGTGACAATTGGAATAATTTCCGCCTTAATTACTTCAACAATATATGCTATTGACTTAAATTTATTCACTTCTTGGTGGATTGGGTCCTTAAGCATTTTAACCTATCTTATATTAGGAATTGTTTTACTTTCGAAAACTAAAAAAGAAATAAAAACTTTTTTTTCTTTCAAAGATGCTTTTACAACCTATTTTATTGCTGCAGTAATTGGTATATTAATCGCTACTTTTTTTAATATTCTTTTATTCAACTTTATCGATCCATCAGCAAAGGACACTTTAAACGAATTAATGATTAAGTTTAATGTTGAAATGCTGCAAAAATTTGGCACACCGGCATCAGCAATTAATGAAGCTATCGCAAAATTAAAAGAAAACAACCCTTACTCAACATTTGAACTATTAAAAGGATCTATTTTTAGTATTGTTTTCAGTTCTATTTTCGGATTAATTTTAGCCGCTTTCTTTAAAAGCAAACCTTCACAAGAATAA
- a CDS encoding glycosyltransferase family 2 protein, with protein sequence MNLSILIPLLNEEESLKELYTWIIKVMQSNNYSYEIIFLDDGSTDNSWSIIEDFASENPNVKGIRFMKNFGKSQALHAGFAKAQGDVIITMDADLQDSPEEIPGLYDMITTQKFDLVSGWKKKRYDSVVAKNLPSKLFNWAARKTSGVELNDFNCGLKAYKNVVVKNIEVSGEMHRYIPVLAKNAGFGKIGEKVVQHQARKYGETKFGMERFINGFLDLITIWFLSRFGKRPMHLFGAIGSLMFIIGFLLAGYIGVSKLYHMYNNMRYNLVTDNPWFFIALTTMILGTQLFLAGFLGEIILRTKNNEERYKISREINL encoded by the coding sequence ATGAATTTATCCATACTCATCCCACTTCTCAACGAGGAAGAATCACTAAAAGAATTGTACACTTGGATTATTAAAGTGATGCAATCCAATAATTACTCTTATGAAATTATCTTTTTAGATGATGGAAGTACGGATAATTCCTGGTCGATAATCGAGGATTTCGCTTCCGAAAACCCTAATGTAAAGGGAATTCGTTTCATGAAAAACTTTGGTAAATCCCAAGCTTTACATGCCGGATTTGCCAAAGCTCAAGGTGATGTCATTATCACCATGGATGCTGATTTGCAAGACAGCCCGGAGGAAATCCCAGGCTTGTACGACATGATTACTACACAAAAATTCGATTTGGTTTCCGGTTGGAAAAAGAAACGCTATGACTCTGTGGTAGCTAAAAACCTACCTTCGAAGTTGTTCAATTGGGCAGCCCGAAAAACATCGGGAGTAGAATTGAATGATTTCAATTGTGGCTTAAAAGCCTACAAAAACGTAGTGGTGAAAAACATTGAAGTTTCGGGCGAAATGCACCGTTACATCCCGGTTTTGGCCAAAAATGCAGGATTTGGAAAAATTGGAGAAAAAGTAGTACAACATCAAGCCAGAAAATACGGAGAAACTAAATTTGGAATGGAACGCTTTATCAATGGTTTCCTTGATTTGATTACCATCTGGTTTCTTTCCCGATTTGGAAAAAGACCAATGCACTTATTTGGTGCCATAGGATCGCTGATGTTTATCATTGGTTTTTTGTTAGCGGGATACATCGGCGTTTCAAAACTATACCACATGTACAACAACATGCGCTATAACTTGGTAACTGACAATCCTTGGTTTTTCATTGCTCTGACCACTATGATATTAGGAACTCAATTGTTTTTGGCTGGATTTCTTGGAGAAATTATCTTACGTACAAAAAACAATGAAGAACGTTATAAGATTTCGAGAGAAATTAATTTATAA
- a CDS encoding phospho-sugar mutase encodes MNIAQNILDAANDWLTPTFDTKTQEEIKAMIASSPKELEESFYKNLEFGTGGMRGIMGVGDNRINKYTLGKSTQGLSDYLHSVFPNQTIKAAIAYDCRHNSDTLAKTVADVFSANGIEVYLFSELRPTPELSFAVKHLGCQCGIVLTASHNPPEYNGYKVYWQDGGQIVPPEDKAIINSIENLNYDQIKFDANEDLIHYIDTEVDQAFIKSSIENASFNTPAEAKENLKVVFTSLHGTSITSVPETLSQAGYTNVHIVEEQAAPNGDFPTVKSPNPEEPEALTMALALADKTDADIVIGTDPDCDRLGIAVRNNEGKMTLLNGNQSMILMTAFLLEQWKKAGKINGKQFVGSTIVSTPMMMELATDYGVECKIGLTGFKWIAKMIKDFPELEFIGGGEESFGFMVGDAVRDKDAVAATLLICEVAAQAKAQGSSVYKELLQLYVDHGFYKEHLVAITKKGIEGLQEINQMMIDLRENPLKEINGQRVIMMEDYQSSVAKNLLSGEEETMAIPKSNVLIYYTEDGSKICARPSGTEPKIKFYISVNAELYDVADFEEADSILNEKIKNIISDLGIK; translated from the coding sequence ATGAATATCGCACAAAACATTTTAGACGCAGCAAACGATTGGCTTACACCAACATTCGACACTAAAACACAAGAAGAAATCAAAGCTATGATCGCTTCTTCACCTAAAGAACTAGAGGAAAGTTTTTACAAAAATCTTGAATTTGGAACTGGTGGTATGCGCGGTATAATGGGCGTAGGAGACAATCGCATCAATAAATACACTCTGGGAAAAAGCACACAAGGTCTTTCGGATTACTTGCACAGCGTATTCCCAAACCAAACCATAAAAGCGGCCATTGCCTATGATTGCCGTCACAACAGCGACACTCTAGCAAAAACGGTTGCCGATGTTTTCTCTGCCAATGGAATTGAGGTTTATTTGTTTTCAGAACTAAGACCTACGCCTGAATTATCATTTGCCGTTAAACACTTAGGCTGTCAATGCGGAATTGTACTTACCGCCTCCCACAACCCACCGGAATACAACGGATACAAGGTATACTGGCAAGACGGTGGACAAATTGTACCACCGGAAGATAAAGCAATTATAAATAGCATCGAAAACTTAAACTACGACCAAATTAAGTTTGATGCCAATGAAGATTTGATACATTATATTGACACCGAAGTTGACCAAGCTTTTATAAAATCATCCATTGAAAACGCAAGTTTCAATACGCCTGCTGAAGCAAAAGAAAATCTAAAGGTTGTTTTCACTTCATTGCACGGAACTTCAATTACATCAGTTCCCGAAACCTTATCCCAAGCAGGATATACCAATGTACATATCGTAGAAGAGCAAGCCGCTCCTAATGGCGATTTTCCAACGGTAAAATCTCCAAATCCGGAAGAACCAGAAGCCTTGACCATGGCATTAGCTTTGGCAGACAAAACAGATGCCGATATCGTTATTGGTACTGATCCGGATTGTGATCGTCTAGGGATTGCTGTTCGAAACAACGAAGGAAAAATGACTTTGTTAAACGGAAATCAATCGATGATTCTAATGACTGCTTTTTTATTGGAACAATGGAAAAAAGCAGGAAAAATTAACGGAAAACAATTCGTGGGTTCTACCATCGTCTCCACTCCTATGATGATGGAATTAGCTACTGATTATGGCGTGGAATGCAAAATAGGCCTAACAGGCTTCAAATGGATTGCCAAAATGATCAAAGATTTTCCGGAATTGGAATTCATTGGTGGTGGCGAAGAAAGTTTCGGATTTATGGTAGGAGACGCTGTACGCGATAAGGATGCTGTTGCAGCAACCTTATTAATCTGCGAAGTTGCGGCACAAGCCAAAGCTCAAGGAAGCTCTGTTTACAAAGAATTATTACAATTATATGTAGACCACGGATTTTACAAAGAACATCTCGTTGCTATAACCAAAAAAGGAATCGAAGGATTACAAGAAATCAATCAAATGATGATTGATTTACGTGAAAATCCATTGAAAGAAATCAACGGCCAAAGAGTCATCATGATGGAGGACTATCAATCTTCTGTAGCAAAAAACCTATTGAGCGGAGAAGAAGAGACCATGGCCATCCCGAAATCAAATGTATTGATTTACTATACCGAAGATGGTTCTAAAATTTGCGCCAGACCTAGCGGAACTGAGCCAAAAATAAAATTCTACATCAGCGTAAATGCTGAACTCTATGATGTAGCTGATTTTGAAGAAGCAGATAGCATTCTGAACGAAAAAATAAAAAACATAATCTCAGATTTAGGAATAAAATAA
- a CDS encoding ABC transporter ATP-binding protein, producing MDENIKKIIPFAKKYKIHVIWNIIHNVLYALFGTIGMVMIFPVLKVLFGNEKKVTKLPEYQGISSIDSYLNDTLFYYVNHFSESRGANYALLLTVSLVVITFLFKNLFGYLGLQHLTKIKTGVLRDLRQKMFKKIIELPIPYYSEKRKGDVMARMLGDVNEVQNSFFMILELIIKEPLTIIFSLIAMINISWKLTLFVFVFIPISGFIISKIGKSLKGKSIRAQQENGHLISIVEETLSGLKVIKGYNAENFFSKTFNDSINQLYVLSNSIGKKNNLASPMSEFLGIVVISILLFYGGNLVLVDKSLDGSLFIAYIGLAYNILTPAKGIAKASYQVKNGLAAAERVFEVLEVENTIKDKEDAVELKDFKNEIHLKNITFSYEEEPVLRDFSLTIPKGKTVALVGQSGSGKSTIANLLTRFYDVTIGEISIDNHNIKDITMESLRDLTGLVTQDSIMFNGTIKDNIRLGNLDASDDEIIEALKIANAYEFVKDLPKGIHTNIGDSGNKLSGGQKQRLSIARAVLKNPPIMILDEATSALDTESEKFVQVALENMMQNRTSIVIAHRLSTIQKADTIVVMQKGRIVEQGTHEELITLNGTYNKLVTMQSFES from the coding sequence ATGGATGAAAATATAAAAAAAATTATCCCTTTTGCAAAAAAGTATAAAATTCATGTGATATGGAATATCATTCACAACGTATTATATGCTCTTTTTGGCACAATAGGAATGGTAATGATTTTTCCCGTATTAAAAGTTCTTTTTGGCAATGAAAAAAAGGTGACAAAGTTACCTGAATACCAAGGGATTTCTAGTATAGACAGCTATTTAAATGATACTCTTTTTTATTATGTGAATCATTTCTCCGAATCACGCGGAGCCAATTACGCCTTATTATTAACGGTTTCGTTAGTTGTAATTACTTTTTTATTCAAAAATTTATTTGGTTACTTGGGATTGCAACATTTAACCAAAATTAAAACAGGAGTTCTTCGAGATTTACGTCAAAAAATGTTCAAAAAAATCATCGAACTTCCTATTCCCTATTATTCTGAGAAACGAAAAGGCGATGTAATGGCGCGTATGCTTGGTGATGTTAACGAAGTTCAGAACTCTTTTTTCATGATTTTAGAACTTATAATTAAAGAGCCATTGACTATTATTTTCTCTTTGATTGCAATGATTAATATTAGCTGGAAACTGACTCTATTCGTGTTCGTTTTTATTCCCATTTCTGGATTTATAATTTCAAAAATAGGAAAATCTTTAAAAGGAAAATCGATAAGAGCACAACAAGAAAACGGACATCTGATTTCTATTGTAGAAGAGACATTAAGTGGTTTAAAAGTAATCAAAGGATATAATGCCGAAAACTTTTTCTCCAAAACCTTTAACGACTCAATCAATCAATTGTACGTACTCTCAAATAGCATTGGAAAGAAAAACAATTTAGCTTCTCCAATGTCAGAGTTTCTGGGTATTGTTGTTATTTCCATTCTTCTTTTTTACGGTGGTAATTTAGTATTAGTCGACAAATCTCTGGACGGCTCATTATTCATCGCTTATATTGGACTGGCTTACAACATCTTGACACCTGCCAAAGGGATTGCAAAAGCTTCTTATCAAGTAAAAAATGGTCTAGCCGCAGCCGAAAGGGTTTTTGAAGTTTTGGAAGTAGAAAACACAATCAAAGATAAAGAAGATGCTGTCGAGCTGAAGGATTTTAAAAATGAAATTCACCTAAAAAACATTACTTTTTCTTATGAAGAAGAGCCAGTATTGAGAGACTTTTCATTAACTATTCCTAAAGGAAAAACAGTAGCCTTGGTTGGACAATCTGGAAGTGGAAAAAGCACCATTGCCAATTTACTGACTCGTTTTTATGATGTAACCATTGGAGAAATTTCGATAGACAATCACAATATAAAAGACATCACGATGGAATCTTTGCGTGATTTGACCGGTTTAGTTACTCAGGACAGCATCATGTTCAACGGAACAATCAAAGACAATATTCGATTGGGTAATTTGGATGCAAGCGATGATGAAATTATCGAAGCCTTAAAAATTGCCAATGCTTATGAGTTTGTAAAGGACTTGCCAAAAGGAATTCATACTAACATTGGCGACAGCGGAAACAAACTTTCCGGTGGTCAAAAACAACGCTTGAGTATTGCCCGCGCGGTCTTGAAAAATCCTCCAATTATGATTTTGGACGAAGCGACTTCAGCATTAGACACTGAAAGCGAGAAATTCGTACAAGTGGCCTTAGAAAACATGATGCAAAACAGAACATCAATTGTCATTGCGCACCGTCTTTCGACCATTCAAAAAGCAGACACTATCGTTGTTATGCAAAAAGGAAGAATTGTAGAACAAGGAACGCACGAAGAATTAATTACGTTGAACGGAACCTATAATAAATTAGTGACGATGCAATCATTCGAATCATAG